From the genome of Scytonema hofmannii PCC 7110, one region includes:
- a CDS encoding ABC transporter ATP-binding protein: MSNSLSSSPILEAQNVHAGYIKDVDILQGVNFRVEPGELVTVIGPNGAGKSTLAKTIFGLLTPHTGTITFKGENIVGLKSNQIVQRGMCYTPQIANVFPSLSVEENLEMGAFVRNVPLKPLKDKIFAMFPKLSDRRQQRAGTLSGGERQMLAMGKALMLEPSLLLLDEPSAALSPILVTQVFEQIKQINQSGTAIVLVEQNARKALEMAHRGYVLESGRDAISGPGLELLNDPKVGELYLGAGKSS; the protein is encoded by the coding sequence ATGTCTAATTCACTCAGTTCATCCCCCATACTCGAAGCTCAAAACGTCCACGCCGGTTACATCAAAGATGTGGATATTCTGCAGGGTGTCAATTTCCGGGTAGAACCAGGAGAATTGGTTACAGTTATCGGTCCTAACGGTGCGGGTAAATCGACTTTGGCAAAAACTATCTTTGGGCTTTTGACTCCCCATACAGGCACAATTACTTTTAAAGGTGAAAATATCGTTGGGCTAAAGTCAAACCAAATCGTTCAACGGGGAATGTGCTACACACCACAAATCGCCAATGTTTTTCCTTCCCTGAGCGTGGAAGAAAATTTAGAAATGGGCGCTTTTGTCCGTAATGTTCCCCTAAAACCGCTGAAAGATAAAATATTTGCTATGTTTCCTAAGTTAAGTGATCGCCGTCAGCAACGTGCTGGTACTCTCTCAGGTGGGGAACGTCAAATGTTAGCGATGGGTAAAGCGTTGATGTTAGAACCTAGCTTATTACTACTTGATGAACCATCTGCTGCTTTATCTCCCATCCTTGTCACACAAGTGTTCGAGCAGATTAAACAAATCAATCAAAGCGGTACGGCAATTGTACTCGTAGAGCAAAATGCTCGTAAAGCTTTGGAAATGGCCCATCGCGGTTATGTACTGGAGTCCGGACGCGACGCAATTTCCGGTCCCGGTTTGGAATTACTCAACGAT